In Massilia forsythiae, one DNA window encodes the following:
- a CDS encoding XrtA-associated tyrosine autokinase, with protein sequence MSIIEKAASRIERNATALPNSDTARALADADNVRAIPAHPEASVSAAPAAAHAAPAAPAAIHAERAPQKSSTRRIELDLARMRDQGMVTAAGGRTRLLEDFRVIKRPLLQRAFVKRAPGDKPANLIMVTSSLPGEGKTYTSINLAMSIAMELDHTVLLVDADVARPSVLRTLGLPQQRGLMDMLVDDSVDMADVMLRTNVDTLTILPAGTSTPHATEFLASSAMTNLVHEIANRYSDRIVIFDSPPLLLTSESRVLASHMGQIVMVVEAQTTTQHAVKEALQRLEGFPNVNLIYNKTREFPGIEETYDYHYG encoded by the coding sequence GTGAGCATTATCGAAAAAGCGGCCAGCCGGATCGAGCGCAACGCCACCGCCCTGCCCAACAGCGACACTGCGCGTGCGCTCGCGGACGCCGACAACGTGCGCGCCATCCCTGCCCATCCCGAGGCATCCGTCAGCGCTGCCCCGGCAGCCGCGCACGCGGCGCCGGCCGCCCCGGCGGCCATCCATGCCGAACGCGCGCCGCAGAAATCCTCGACCCGGCGCATCGAACTGGACCTGGCGCGCATGCGCGACCAGGGTATGGTCACCGCCGCCGGCGGCCGCACCCGCCTGCTGGAAGACTTCCGCGTCATCAAGCGCCCGCTGCTGCAGCGCGCGTTCGTCAAGCGCGCCCCCGGCGACAAGCCGGCCAACCTGATCATGGTCACCAGCTCGCTGCCGGGCGAAGGCAAGACCTACACGTCGATCAACCTGGCGATGAGCATCGCCATGGAACTGGACCACACCGTGCTGCTGGTCGACGCCGACGTCGCCCGCCCCTCGGTGCTGCGCACGCTCGGCCTGCCGCAGCAGCGCGGCCTGATGGACATGCTGGTGGACGACTCGGTCGACATGGCCGACGTCATGCTGCGTACCAACGTCGACACCCTGACCATCCTGCCGGCCGGCACCAGCACGCCGCACGCCACCGAATTCCTGGCCAGCTCCGCCATGACCAACCTGGTCCACGAGATCGCCAACCGCTATTCGGACCGTATCGTGATCTTCGATTCGCCGCCGCTGCTGCTGACCAGCGAATCGCGCGTGCTGGCTTCGCACATGGGCCAGATCGTGATGGTGGTCGAGGCGCAAACCACGACCCAGCATGCGGTCAAGGAAGCGCTGCAGCGCCTGGAAGGTTTCCCCAACGTGAATCTGATCTATAACAAGACCAGGGAATTCCCGGGCATCGAAGAAACGTATGACTATCACTACGGCTAA
- a CDS encoding TIGR03016 family PEP-CTERM system-associated outer membrane protein: MTITTAKTPEAVPSRRPFLRLAPLAVAAMLLSAECHADWKVTPSIDLRETYSDNLGLQNDDLAHGGFVSEAAPRISVLVNGPRLKLTGEAQWRQFAFSDSNDGNDGNNGNANLHNSERRYNVDAQSVLVDQLLYLDGSASRSRQSVSAFGQLTDNGYSAANNADINIWRISPYLRHRFGSNAVATLRLTRDSVDGNVNGYGDSKATTKSADVVSGSAFTTLAWNASYVRQDLSMTQDTGAGAVGSIGDSSYETATLGGRWNIIPRFGLTATVGYDDYEYPSLNESTSGKSWTGGFVWTPSARTSLQASFGRRYFGKTGSLAFSHRMRRSVWTADYTDAVTTTRSQFLLPATVNTAAMLDNLFSSSYPDPVQRQQAVQAYIASAGLPASLANSINYLTNRYIRVKRLQGAVAFRGAHSDLVLTVFRDERTALSLQESDSPLTGNQLSSLNDNTRQRGATANFAYRLSSRTQASANLSAINVESLTTGLTSNNREARLSLTRRFDAHTRGSIDLRRSTGRQDLINNDSYHENAIIATLSFVY, from the coding sequence ATGACTATCACTACGGCTAAGACGCCGGAGGCCGTACCCTCGCGCCGGCCGTTCCTGCGGCTGGCGCCGCTGGCCGTGGCCGCCATGCTGCTGTCGGCAGAGTGCCATGCGGACTGGAAGGTCACGCCCTCGATCGACCTGCGCGAAACCTATTCCGACAACCTGGGCCTGCAGAACGACGACCTGGCCCACGGCGGCTTCGTCAGCGAAGCGGCGCCGCGCATCTCGGTGCTGGTCAACGGCCCGCGCCTGAAACTGACCGGCGAGGCACAGTGGCGCCAGTTCGCCTTCAGCGACAGCAACGACGGCAACGACGGCAACAACGGCAACGCCAACCTGCACAACAGCGAACGCCGCTACAACGTCGACGCGCAATCGGTGCTGGTCGACCAGCTGCTGTACCTGGACGGCAGCGCCAGCCGTTCGCGCCAGTCGGTGTCGGCCTTCGGCCAATTGACCGACAACGGCTATTCGGCGGCCAACAACGCCGACATCAACATCTGGCGCATCAGCCCCTACCTGCGCCACCGCTTCGGTTCCAACGCGGTGGCGACGCTGCGCCTGACGCGCGACTCGGTGGACGGCAACGTCAACGGCTACGGCGACAGCAAGGCCACCACCAAGAGCGCCGACGTGGTCAGCGGCAGCGCCTTCACCACGCTCGCCTGGAACGCCTCGTACGTACGCCAGGACCTGAGCATGACCCAGGACACCGGCGCCGGCGCGGTCGGCTCGATCGGCGACTCCTCGTACGAGACCGCCACCCTGGGCGGACGCTGGAACATCATCCCGCGCTTCGGCCTGACCGCGACCGTCGGCTACGACGACTACGAATACCCGTCGCTCAACGAAAGCACCAGCGGCAAGAGCTGGACCGGCGGCTTCGTCTGGACCCCGTCCGCGCGCACCAGCCTGCAGGCCTCGTTCGGCCGCCGCTACTTCGGCAAGACCGGTTCGCTGGCATTCAGCCACCGCATGCGGCGCAGCGTCTGGACCGCCGACTACACCGACGCGGTCACCACCACCCGCTCGCAATTCCTGTTGCCGGCCACGGTCAACACCGCGGCCATGCTGGACAACCTGTTTTCCTCGAGCTACCCGGACCCGGTGCAGCGCCAGCAGGCGGTACAGGCCTACATCGCTTCCGCCGGCCTGCCGGCCAGCCTGGCCAACAGCATCAACTACCTGACCAACCGCTACATCCGTGTAAAGCGCCTGCAGGGCGCGGTCGCGTTCCGCGGCGCCCACAGCGACCTGGTGCTGACCGTGTTTCGCGACGAGCGCACCGCGCTGTCGCTGCAGGAAAGCGACAGCCCGCTGACCGGCAACCAGCTGTCCTCGCTGAACGACAACACGCGCCAGCGCGGCGCCACCGCCAACTTCGCCTACCGCCTGTCGTCGCGCACCCAGGCCAGCGCCAACCTGTCCGCGATCAACGTGGAATCGCTGACCACCGGCCTGACCAGCAACAACCGCGAGGCGCGCCTGAGCCTGACGCGCCGCTTCGACGCCCACACGCGCGGCAGCATCGACCTGCGCCGCAGCACCGGGCGCCAGGACCTGATCAACAACGACAGCTACCACGAGAACGCGATCATCGCGACGCTGTCCTTCGTGTATTGA
- a CDS encoding XrtA/PEP-CTERM system-associated ATPase, which translates to MYETYYGLSAKPFQLRPDPHFFFGSKGHKRAMAYLEYGLSQGEGFIVITGDVGAGKTTLVRNLFNKLPSDQIVAAHIVNTHLDPDDTLRMVVSAFGLPYGGASKTDLLTRLERFLCDVDLQGKRALLVIDEAQNLSARTVEELRMLSNFQTDDKSLLQTFLLGQPEFRATLHSPGMQQLRQRVIASYHLGPMDAQETRAYIEHRLATVGWQGDPAFDDGAHAAIYAYSGGIPRKVNTLMDRVLLMGYLEELHALGEQDINTVIHDINDEYTLPEGGVQPGAPALDTQPAVPGLEGELRTGGMRTIDQRTGDRRASSVEMLDERMMRLEKSIVSVLSILKKIVATPQGAATHPVDNQE; encoded by the coding sequence ATGTACGAGACCTATTACGGATTGTCCGCCAAGCCGTTCCAGCTGCGCCCGGACCCGCACTTCTTCTTCGGCAGCAAGGGCCACAAGCGCGCCATGGCCTACCTCGAATACGGCCTGTCGCAAGGCGAGGGCTTCATCGTCATCACCGGCGACGTCGGCGCCGGCAAGACCACGCTGGTGCGCAACTTGTTCAACAAGCTGCCGTCCGACCAGATCGTCGCCGCCCACATCGTCAACACCCACCTGGATCCGGACGACACGCTGCGCATGGTGGTGTCGGCCTTCGGCCTGCCGTACGGAGGCGCCAGCAAGACCGACCTGCTGACGCGCCTGGAGCGCTTCCTGTGCGACGTCGACCTGCAGGGCAAGCGCGCCCTGCTGGTCATCGACGAGGCGCAGAACCTGTCGGCGCGCACCGTGGAAGAATTGCGCATGCTGTCCAACTTCCAGACCGACGACAAATCGCTGCTGCAGACCTTCCTGCTCGGCCAGCCGGAATTCCGCGCCACCCTGCACAGCCCCGGCATGCAGCAGCTGCGCCAGCGCGTGATCGCCAGCTACCACCTGGGCCCGATGGATGCGCAGGAAACCCGCGCCTACATCGAGCACCGCCTGGCAACGGTCGGCTGGCAGGGCGACCCGGCCTTCGACGACGGCGCCCATGCCGCCATCTACGCCTACAGCGGCGGCATCCCGCGCAAGGTCAACACGCTGATGGACCGCGTGCTGCTGATGGGTTACCTGGAAGAGCTGCATGCGCTCGGCGAGCAGGACATCAACACCGTCATCCACGACATCAACGACGAATACACGCTGCCGGAAGGCGGCGTCCAGCCCGGCGCGCCGGCACTGGACACGCAGCCGGCGGTGCCGGGCCTGGAAGGCGAACTGCGCACCGGCGGCATGCGCACCATCGACCAGCGCACCGGAGACCGGCGCGCCAGCAGCGTCGAAATGCTCGACGAGCGTATGATGCGCCTGGAAAAATCGATCGTCTCCGTGCTGTCGATCCTCAAGAAGATCGTCGCCACGCCGCAGGGCGCAGCGACCCATCCCGTGGACAACCAAGAATGA